Proteins encoded together in one Candidatus Sulfotelmatobacter sp. window:
- a CDS encoding fatty acid desaturase, translating into MQLQDLEKRQAEKNEVNWITAVFMGAFHVGAVAALFFFTWKALLVAMFLWWVSGSLGIGMSYHRLLTHRGYKTPKWVEYFLTLCATLALEGGPIFWVATHRIHHQYSDQDGDPHSPVDGKWWAHMGWILMGKSMHHDTTTLARYVPDLAKDKFHVWITKYHYVPMIVLGLILLAIGGLPFLMWGIFLRTVVGLHATWLVNSATHSWGTRRFATRDLSTNSWWVALLTFGEGWHNNHHAHPTAAQHGFRWYEVDMNWYGIWVLKTLGLAWDIKRVKMDEVERGLVPTPNGRLITAVVPEVSAAAAGD; encoded by the coding sequence ATGCAACTTCAGGATCTGGAAAAACGACAGGCGGAAAAAAATGAGGTGAACTGGATTACGGCCGTCTTCATGGGGGCGTTTCACGTGGGCGCGGTGGCGGCGCTCTTCTTCTTTACCTGGAAGGCATTGTTGGTCGCGATGTTCCTGTGGTGGGTTTCGGGCAGCCTCGGTATCGGGATGAGTTATCACCGACTGCTGACGCACCGCGGCTATAAGACTCCGAAGTGGGTGGAATATTTCCTCACCCTTTGCGCCACGCTCGCACTCGAGGGCGGGCCGATTTTCTGGGTGGCGACGCACCGCATTCATCATCAGTATTCCGATCAGGATGGCGATCCGCACTCGCCCGTCGATGGCAAGTGGTGGGCGCACATGGGATGGATCCTCATGGGCAAGTCGATGCACCACGACACGACCACGCTGGCCCGGTACGTTCCCGACCTTGCCAAAGATAAGTTTCATGTCTGGATCACGAAATATCATTATGTTCCCATGATCGTGCTGGGTCTTATCTTGCTGGCGATCGGAGGCCTGCCATTTCTGATGTGGGGTATCTTCCTGCGGACCGTGGTGGGATTGCACGCGACCTGGCTGGTGAATTCCGCGACGCATTCGTGGGGTACACGGCGTTTCGCTACTCGCGATCTCTCCACCAACAGTTGGTGGGTCGCGCTGCTAACCTTTGGCGAAGGTTGGCACAACAATCATCATGCGCATCCGACGGCGGCGCAGCATGGCTTCCGCTGGTATGAAGTGGACATGAACTGGTACGGCATCTGGGTGCTTAAGACTTTGGGCCTGGCTTGGGACATCAAGCGAGTGAAGATGGATGAAGTCGAGCGGGGATTGGTGCCGACTCCGAACGGGCGGCTGATCACAGCGGTCGTACCCGAGGTTTCGGCGGCAGCGGCTGGCGATTAA
- a CDS encoding TOBE domain-containing protein, whose translation MAKNSESGKRSTELLKLRDAAVQIGISFPTIKQWIYKKKIRSVTTAGGHHRIPQAEIDRLLYRSRGHNEDERRVTYKRISGRNQLVGRIVDVRVSGLVGQVTLSVGGQLITSLITSGAVREMKLKKGQTAAALIKATEVMIIRV comes from the coding sequence ATGGCGAAAAACAGCGAATCCGGGAAGAGGAGCACCGAACTGCTCAAGCTACGCGACGCGGCGGTGCAAATAGGAATCAGCTTCCCCACGATCAAGCAGTGGATTTACAAGAAGAAGATTCGCAGCGTGACCACCGCGGGAGGACATCACCGGATCCCACAGGCAGAAATCGACCGCCTGCTTTACCGCTCTCGCGGGCACAATGAAGATGAACGCCGGGTCACCTACAAGCGCATCAGCGGGCGCAACCAGCTCGTGGGGCGAATTGTCGATGTGCGCGTCAGCGGACTGGTGGGACAGGTCACACTGTCGGTGGGGGGACAGTTGATCACTTCCTTGATCACGTCGGGTGCCGTGCGTGAAATGAAGTTGAAGAAGGGACAAACCGCGGCAGCGCTGATAAAGGCGACCGAGGTCATGATCATCCGCGTGTAA
- a CDS encoding MBL fold metallo-hydrolase, which translates to MIKQTLRNPALRKRATQFGRLVRHSAVTPRSGQTHKPRLATNGELGVTFIGHASFFVQMGGQSVVIDPNFARWLFVLKRLRRPGLRIADLPAIDLVLVTHAHFDHLHRPSLRALVQNNLRTRGVAPSIIIPTHVSDLVSDLGFAEIIELDWWKNSRRGSLSITHVPSRHWGARILKDSHRGYGGFVLKSGKHSVYHAGDTAYFDGFSEIGRRLAPELALLPIGAYNPPQFRNVHTDPADAMRAFLDLKSRWMVPMHYGTFRLSHEPVDEPLQLLEQEASAAGTKDRVVVMEEGVTRFF; encoded by the coding sequence ATGATTAAGCAAACGCTTCGCAATCCGGCCCTTCGTAAGCGCGCCACTCAGTTCGGCCGTCTGGTGCGTCACTCCGCGGTAACACCCCGTAGCGGTCAGACTCACAAGCCGCGCCTTGCCACTAACGGAGAACTCGGCGTCACCTTCATCGGCCACGCCAGTTTTTTTGTGCAGATGGGCGGACAGAGTGTTGTCATCGATCCCAACTTCGCGCGCTGGCTGTTCGTGTTGAAGCGGTTGCGTCGTCCCGGCTTGCGCATTGCCGATCTGCCGGCTATTGATCTCGTGTTGGTCACGCACGCTCACTTCGATCATCTGCATCGCCCGTCACTGCGCGCCCTGGTGCAGAATAATTTGCGCACGCGCGGTGTGGCGCCCTCGATCATTATCCCCACCCACGTTTCCGATCTGGTTTCCGATCTCGGCTTTGCCGAGATTATTGAACTGGATTGGTGGAAGAATTCTCGCCGCGGCAGTTTGTCGATAACTCACGTGCCCTCACGCCATTGGGGCGCGCGCATTCTGAAAGACTCGCATCGCGGTTACGGCGGATTTGTGCTCAAATCAGGCAAGCACTCGGTCTATCACGCCGGGGACACCGCATACTTCGACGGCTTCAGCGAAATCGGCCGCCGCCTCGCCCCTGAGCTGGCCTTGCTTCCCATCGGTGCCTACAATCCGCCGCAGTTCCGTAACGTGCACACCGATCCCGCCGACGCCATGCGCGCCTTTCTCGATCTGAAATCCCGCTGGATGGTCCCCATGCACTACGGCACGTTTCGCCTCTCGCACGAACCCGTCGACGAACCCCTGCAACTGCTGGAACAGGAAGCCAGCGCCGCCGGAACCAAAGACCGCGTGGTTGTGATGGAAGAGGGCGTAACCCGATTCTTCTGA
- a CDS encoding choice-of-anchor tandem repeat GloVer-containing protein, whose translation MTTNSGVRGRFLTFLVLIFSLAAFAAGPQEKVLYNFQGAPDGTNPSSSLIADREGHLYGTTASGGTGMNCEIAYQEVVACGTVFELIPPTTRGGRWTEKILYNFQGGKDGSVPLGSLILDEKGNLYGTTAFGGLSTNCTTGISGYYPGCGTVFRLSPPSNSGGAWSEALLHVFQGGLDGGEPQSGVIFDAKGNLYGTTEVGGDGYCHGDSPGCGLVFKLSPPRAQSDSWTENILWAFKGLGGGYEDGAAPRGSLLLSNDGKLYGTTSSGGSSACYSGSCGGTVFQLSPDSIKGQPWIEAVLFNFYDVAGGATFPGPNLIFDKNGILYGTTDLGGPGSCDNQEEYAFPSCGTIFSLAPPSGGSWTFTTLYNFVGGSDGAYPEWSGLVIDGKGNLYGTSAYAGGQGSCTQIKDISGMGCGTVFKLSPPTASVGTWTETTLHAFGGDGDGGTPYGGLLLKDGTLFGTTTGYSNSSGSNGTVFAIRP comes from the coding sequence ATGACCACGAACTCTGGCGTACGCGGCCGGTTCTTGACCTTTTTAGTGCTCATCTTCTCGCTCGCAGCCTTCGCCGCGGGCCCGCAAGAAAAAGTGCTGTACAACTTTCAAGGCGCTCCTGATGGCACGAATCCCAGTTCAAGCCTTATCGCCGACCGAGAGGGTCATCTGTATGGCACAACTGCGTCCGGCGGCACTGGAATGAATTGTGAAATCGCGTACCAGGAGGTGGTTGCCTGCGGCACGGTGTTCGAACTCATTCCGCCCACGACTCGGGGAGGCCGTTGGACGGAGAAAATCCTCTACAATTTTCAGGGCGGCAAAGACGGATCGGTCCCGCTAGGCAGCCTGATCCTCGATGAAAAAGGGAATCTTTACGGGACTACCGCGTTCGGCGGTCTCAGCACCAATTGCACGACTGGCATCTCTGGCTACTATCCTGGCTGCGGCACGGTGTTCCGCCTCTCGCCCCCGTCAAATAGCGGCGGAGCGTGGAGCGAAGCTCTGCTGCATGTTTTTCAAGGAGGGTTGGATGGAGGAGAGCCGCAGTCCGGCGTGATTTTCGACGCAAAAGGCAACCTCTACGGAACTACAGAGGTCGGCGGCGACGGATATTGCCACGGCGACAGCCCTGGTTGCGGGTTGGTGTTTAAGTTGTCCCCGCCGAGAGCCCAAAGCGATTCTTGGACTGAGAACATTCTCTGGGCCTTCAAGGGCTTGGGTGGCGGTTACGAGGACGGAGCCGCCCCGCGAGGCAGTCTCCTGCTCAGCAACGACGGCAAACTGTACGGAACGACCAGTTCCGGCGGCTCTTCTGCATGCTATAGCGGCTCTTGCGGAGGAACTGTCTTTCAGTTATCGCCCGATTCGATAAAAGGCCAGCCGTGGATCGAAGCCGTTCTCTTCAATTTCTATGATGTCGCCGGTGGCGCGACCTTCCCGGGACCCAACTTGATTTTCGACAAGAACGGCATACTCTATGGCACGACCGATCTCGGCGGGCCCGGCTCCTGTGATAACCAGGAGGAGTACGCCTTCCCCAGCTGCGGAACCATATTCAGCCTCGCTCCGCCGTCCGGAGGATCCTGGACGTTCACCACGCTCTACAACTTTGTCGGCGGCAGCGATGGCGCCTATCCGGAATGGTCGGGTTTGGTGATCGACGGTAAAGGTAACTTATATGGCACCAGCGCCTACGCGGGAGGTCAGGGCAGCTGTACTCAAATCAAGGACATCTCCGGCATGGGATGTGGAACGGTGTTTAAGTTATCGCCGCCAACAGCCAGCGTAGGCACATGGACCGAAACTACGCTTCACGCTTTTGGTGGCGACGGCGACGGCGGCACTCCTTACGGTGGCCTGCTCTTGAAAGATGGAACTCTGTTCGGCACCACTACCGGTTACTCGAATAGCTCGGGCTCCAACGGGACGGTCTTTGCGATCCGGCCTTAA
- a CDS encoding sialidase family protein yields the protein MTQSLPSHYLPRTAFTLLVMVLAFAVAFTLPSPAQTSLVRISVDNLTNTDSDHKTEVEPDMFAWGNTIVTAFHVARRPGSIGWGSGDVGYSTSIDGGKTWHYGDLPGLTVNYKAGTYGAAADPSVAYDAKHGEWLISTLPLAGLNSSSGKIGDVAVSRSTNGIGWGNPINIDKTHLDDKNWSVCDNTTTSPYYGNCYTEWDQAYGSGDVLMSVSSDGGQTWGPGLASSDHAGGLGGEPLVQPNGTVIVPFQGGGIDVFSSTNGGASWGKSQQIAIINSHYVAAGLRNPDLPSASIDGAGKVFVVWSDCRFRSACAENDIVMSSSSDGKTWSAVSRIPIDPTTSTVDHFLPGIGVDPTTSGANAHLTIVYYYYPVAKCTNSTCNLQVGYTTSLDGGNTWTAGAKIAGPMKIAWLPVSDNGPMVADYIGVSYSNGSPFGVFAVAQANSGSTYSESMFTTKSPLPVSYDEPRFSSVNDLPVPGAKSDHEMKFFYDDEGHREIPRSRWITNRDPQ from the coding sequence ATGACACAATCACTCCCCAGCCATTATCTTCCCCGCACTGCGTTCACACTCCTCGTTATGGTTTTGGCATTCGCCGTTGCGTTCACCCTGCCCTCACCCGCCCAAACCTCGCTCGTAAGAATCAGCGTCGACAATCTCACCAACACCGACAGCGATCACAAGACCGAAGTCGAGCCTGACATGTTCGCCTGGGGAAATACCATCGTGACTGCGTTCCACGTGGCGCGCCGGCCCGGCAGCATCGGCTGGGGCAGCGGTGATGTCGGCTACTCGACCTCCATCGACGGTGGCAAGACGTGGCACTATGGCGACCTCCCCGGCCTCACTGTTAACTACAAAGCCGGAACTTACGGCGCCGCTGCCGATCCCTCAGTCGCCTATGACGCGAAGCACGGCGAGTGGTTGATTTCCACACTGCCTCTGGCTGGCCTCAATTCCAGCTCCGGCAAAATCGGCGACGTCGCCGTGAGCCGCTCCACGAACGGCATCGGTTGGGGCAATCCGATCAATATCGACAAGACTCACCTCGACGACAAAAATTGGAGCGTTTGCGATAACACGACCACCAGCCCTTATTACGGCAACTGCTACACCGAGTGGGATCAGGCCTATGGGAGCGGCGACGTACTAATGAGCGTTTCCAGCGATGGCGGACAGACCTGGGGCCCCGGCCTCGCTTCTTCCGATCACGCCGGCGGACTCGGCGGCGAACCGCTGGTTCAGCCCAACGGCACTGTCATAGTTCCGTTCCAGGGCGGAGGCATTGACGTCTTCAGTTCCACCAACGGCGGCGCGAGCTGGGGCAAGAGCCAGCAGATTGCGATTATCAATAGCCACTACGTTGCAGCAGGACTGCGTAATCCGGATTTGCCTTCGGCTAGCATCGATGGAGCCGGCAAAGTTTTTGTCGTGTGGTCCGATTGTCGATTCCGTTCTGCCTGCGCCGAGAACGATATCGTAATGAGCAGTTCCTCCGACGGCAAGACCTGGAGCGCCGTCAGTCGCATTCCCATCGACCCGACCACCAGCACCGTCGATCATTTTCTGCCCGGAATTGGCGTCGACCCGACCACCTCCGGCGCCAACGCGCACCTCACCATCGTTTACTACTACTATCCGGTGGCGAAGTGCACAAACAGCACCTGCAACCTGCAAGTCGGCTACACGACTTCGCTCGACGGCGGCAATACATGGACCGCCGGCGCAAAAATTGCAGGACCAATGAAGATCGCCTGGCTGCCAGTGTCAGACAATGGGCCGATGGTTGCAGACTATATCGGTGTTTCGTATTCGAACGGAAGTCCATTCGGAGTCTTTGCCGTGGCGCAGGCCAACAGCGGTTCGACCTATAGCGAATCGATGTTCACCACCAAGAGCCCGCTGCCGGTGTCGTATGACGAGCCGCGATTCAGCTCGGTCAACGATCTTCCAGTGCCCGGCGCTAAGTCCGATCACGAGATGAAATTCTTCTATGACGACGAGGGTCACCGCGAGATCCCGCGCTCCCGCTGGATCACAAATAGGGATCCTCAGTAG
- a CDS encoding response regulator transcription factor — translation MSRVLVVEDEDHLAQGLRFNLEAEGYAAEVVGDGETATDRLLEKKEDFDVVVLDIMLPGKDGFSVVSELRAAHNYVPVLMLTARGRPEDVLKGFACGADDYLPKPFDLSILLARLQGLLRRSQWTRAGQAASSGAAERADAAGVEDFGTFSFSDKTIDFGALELRSGESTIHLTVMESELLRHLVRNDGKIVSRKQILEEVWGLHEDTDTRAIDNFVVRLRRYMEDDPVHPRHLLTVRGVGYRFLAQPEET, via the coding sequence ATGAGCCGGGTGCTGGTGGTGGAAGATGAAGACCATCTGGCGCAGGGTTTGCGCTTCAATCTCGAAGCCGAGGGTTACGCCGCGGAAGTAGTGGGCGATGGCGAAACAGCCACGGACCGTCTGCTGGAGAAAAAAGAAGACTTCGATGTCGTGGTGCTCGACATCATGCTGCCCGGCAAAGACGGATTCAGCGTCGTCTCCGAGTTGCGCGCCGCGCACAACTATGTGCCCGTGCTGATGTTGACGGCGCGGGGACGCCCTGAAGATGTGCTGAAGGGCTTCGCCTGCGGAGCGGACGATTATCTGCCGAAGCCGTTCGATCTCTCGATTCTGTTGGCGCGGCTGCAGGGCCTGCTGCGGCGCAGCCAGTGGACGCGGGCGGGGCAAGCAGCATCCTCCGGGGCGGCAGAGCGAGCAGACGCCGCGGGCGTTGAAGATTTCGGAACATTTTCGTTTAGCGACAAGACCATCGACTTCGGCGCGCTCGAGCTGCGGTCTGGCGAGAGCACGATTCACCTGACGGTGATGGAGTCGGAACTGCTGCGACACCTCGTGCGCAACGACGGAAAAATTGTGTCCCGCAAGCAAATTCTGGAAGAGGTGTGGGGGCTGCACGAAGACACCGATACCCGCGCCATCGATAATTTTGTGGTCCGGCTGCGCCGGTACATGGAAGATGATCCGGTGCATCCCCGGCATTTGCTTACAGTGCGTGGGGTGGGTTACCGGTTTCTGGCGCAGCCGGAAGAAACTTAG
- a CDS encoding VOC family protein, translating to MAVKPVPDGYHTVTPFLTVRDAVRAIDFYKHAFGAQERGVMKGPDGKVMHAELKIGDSIIMLSDEFPEFGSLSPLSSGGAGMGLHIYVDGVDAAFERAVKAGAQIEMAVQDQFWGDRYGKLKDPFGHKWSIATHTKDLSADEMKRGMDEAMEKMGTAQKA from the coding sequence ATGGCTGTAAAACCCGTTCCTGATGGCTATCACACTGTCACACCTTTTCTGACGGTCCGCGATGCGGTCCGCGCCATCGACTTCTACAAACATGCATTCGGCGCGCAAGAGCGCGGGGTGATGAAGGGCCCCGATGGCAAAGTAATGCATGCTGAACTAAAGATTGGCGATTCAATCATCATGTTGAGCGACGAGTTTCCCGAGTTCGGGTCGCTCTCCCCGCTCAGCAGCGGTGGCGCCGGCATGGGATTACACATCTATGTCGACGGCGTCGATGCCGCCTTCGAACGCGCCGTGAAAGCCGGCGCGCAGATCGAGATGGCGGTCCAGGACCAGTTCTGGGGCGATCGCTACGGCAAGTTGAAAGATCCCTTCGGCCACAAATGGTCGATCGCCACTCACACCAAAGACTTATCCGCGGATGAAATGAAGCGCGGCATGGACG
- a CDS encoding HAMP domain-containing sensor histidine kinase → MRISSRRGTIVFFLIMGIGLVALAVALNVGWIILNWREGVLLFFGIFFFALIIAGMVVNTIFLVRELRRSEQHDSFINAVTHELKTPVASIRLHLETLQRRELPEQQKQDFYRLMLSDTDRLTETVEQVLRAGRAGDKKAGREKAEVDFGQLVRDCMDATRARHHLHPEAIRYEETAVNGNGLRVQGSAEDLRTAVSNVLDNAVKYSGESVDVRLRVETPDEKRIVLRVKDQGVGIPPDDMKRIFKRFYRVPHRSLAHVKGTGLGLFIVRAIAEKHGGKVFAESDGEGLGTTIVLELPRWAE, encoded by the coding sequence ATGCGCATTTCGAGCCGCCGCGGAACCATCGTCTTCTTTCTCATCATGGGCATCGGCCTGGTGGCGCTGGCCGTTGCCCTCAACGTCGGCTGGATCATCCTCAACTGGCGCGAGGGCGTATTGCTGTTTTTCGGCATCTTCTTTTTTGCCCTGATCATTGCTGGGATGGTGGTCAATACGATTTTTCTGGTGCGGGAGTTACGCCGCAGCGAGCAGCATGACAGTTTCATCAACGCTGTGACTCACGAGTTGAAGACGCCGGTGGCTTCCATTCGGCTACATCTCGAAACACTGCAGCGCCGCGAACTGCCCGAACAACAGAAGCAGGACTTTTACCGCCTCATGCTCAGCGATACCGATCGGCTGACTGAAACGGTGGAGCAGGTGCTGCGCGCGGGACGGGCCGGCGACAAAAAAGCGGGCCGGGAAAAAGCGGAGGTCGATTTCGGTCAACTGGTCCGCGACTGCATGGATGCTACTCGCGCGCGGCATCATCTGCACCCGGAGGCGATCCGCTACGAGGAAACAGCGGTCAATGGGAATGGACTACGGGTACAGGGAAGCGCGGAAGATTTGCGCACCGCTGTCTCCAATGTCCTCGACAACGCCGTGAAATATTCCGGAGAGAGTGTTGATGTGCGGCTGCGCGTAGAAACGCCGGATGAAAAACGCATCGTGTTGCGGGTGAAGGATCAAGGGGTCGGAATTCCTCCGGATGACATGAAGCGAATCTTTAAACGCTTCTATCGCGTCCCCCACCGTTCGCTGGCGCATGTGAAAGGAACTGGACTGGGGCTGTTTATTGTGCGGGCGATTGCGGAAAAACACGGCGGCAAAGTGTTCGCCGAGAGCGACGGCGAAGGGCTTGGCACTACGATTGTTCTGGAACTGCCCAGGTGGGCAGAATAA
- a CDS encoding NAD(P)-dependent oxidoreductase, whose product MRVAFMGLGIMGHAMATNLVKAGHEVTVWNRTPGKLVEGAGVAPTPAAAAQGAEVVWLCVSDTAAVESVIFGADGVEASLAQGMIIADSSTISPSATVKFAERAAAKSATWVDAPMTGSKVGARDGTLVFIVGGSEGPVDQLKPLFAAMGKKIFRMGETGKGQATKLAMNLQIALIFEGFAEGLTLATKLGVAPQQLLTLIEATMVRSGVVDYKGPFVLNRDFTPNFPLRLMHKDIRLTLEAAKEARVKLPALEIVEEIYEMASEEGNQDLDYAATLMLLEKWAGVQIKGQAA is encoded by the coding sequence ATGCGAGTCGCATTTATGGGATTGGGAATTATGGGTCATGCGATGGCCACCAACCTGGTGAAGGCTGGGCATGAAGTAACAGTATGGAATCGCACGCCGGGCAAATTGGTGGAAGGTGCGGGAGTCGCCCCGACTCCTGCGGCGGCGGCACAGGGCGCGGAAGTGGTGTGGCTGTGCGTTTCCGATACAGCGGCGGTGGAAAGCGTCATCTTCGGGGCGGACGGTGTGGAAGCGTCGCTTGCGCAAGGCATGATCATTGCAGATTCGAGCACGATTTCCCCCTCGGCCACGGTGAAATTCGCGGAGCGGGCAGCGGCCAAAAGTGCGACTTGGGTGGACGCGCCGATGACAGGCTCCAAGGTCGGCGCGCGGGACGGGACGCTCGTATTCATTGTGGGAGGAAGCGAAGGTCCGGTCGATCAACTCAAGCCGTTGTTCGCGGCCATGGGCAAGAAGATTTTCCGCATGGGCGAAACCGGGAAGGGGCAAGCGACCAAGCTGGCCATGAATCTCCAGATTGCATTGATCTTCGAGGGATTCGCCGAAGGGCTGACGCTGGCGACCAAGCTCGGCGTCGCCCCCCAACAACTGCTGACCTTGATTGAGGCCACCATGGTGCGTTCGGGAGTGGTGGATTACAAGGGCCCGTTCGTTCTGAATCGCGACTTTACACCGAACTTTCCTTTGCGACTGATGCACAAAGATATCCGGCTGACGCTGGAGGCGGCCAAAGAGGCCCGGGTGAAGCTGCCGGCGCTCGAAATAGTGGAAGAAATTTACGAGATGGCCTCGGAAGAAGGCAATCAGGATCTCGACTACGCCGCCACGCTGATGCTGCTGGAGAAGTGGGCAGGCGTGCAGATCAAGGGCCAGGCTGCCTAG